The following DNA comes from Microbacterium terregens.
GACGCGCCGGGCCAATGCGTTCTTCCAGGTCTGATCCGCGGCGCGGATCAGAGACCGCGGTCGTCCGCTCCCATGTCCCCGGTGCGCACTTCGCCCGCGGGACCGTAACGCAGCAGCACCGCCCCCTGGGCCGAGACCAGCGGGCGCTCCAGCAGTGTCATCGTCGCCGGCGCGGCGCCGTCCGGGAAGAGCTTCTTGCCCTGCCCCAGCACGACCGGGTACACCCACAGGCTGAGCTCGTCGTAGGCGCCCGCGGCCAGCAGGGACTGGACGAAGTCGATGCTGCCGATCACGTGGATCCGCTCGTGCTTGTCCCGCAGCGCGACGACGTCGGCGACGGCATCCGGTCCCAGCTGTGACGTGCCCGCCCAGTCCAGCGCCAGCGGGTGACGGGATGCGACGTACTTCGGGATCCTGTTGAACGTCTGGGCGATCGGGGCGTCCGCGCCGGTGTGCTGGGGCCAGTAGGACGCGAAGATGTCGTAGGTCTTCCGGCCCAGCACCAGCGCGTCCATCGCGGCGATACCCTCGCCGACGGACCGGCCGTCCACCTCGCCGATCAGAGGCGCCTGCCATCCGCCGAACGGGAAGCCCGATTCGCGGTCCTCGTCCGGGCCGCCCGGCGCCTGGGCCACGCCGTCCAGGGTGAGAAACAGATCGATGTAGATCCGACCGGTCATGGGTTGTCCTTTCATGCCGCAGCCGCGGGGACTGCAGCGGGTGAGTCGATGTGGAATGTCGAGGCGAACCCCTCGAGCAGGTCCGCCCGCCCCGAGACCACGGCGAGCACGTCCTGCGCGATGGCCTCGGCGGGAGTCAGCTCCCCCGAGATGAGGCGGCGGATCCCCGGCCCTGCCGCGAACACCAGGTCGGCCTCCCCCGTGGGCAGCCGACCCCCCACGGGCGGGGCCGGTGGGGCGAGCTGAGCGATCCGTAGGTGCTCGCCGTCCACCTGAACCCGCAGCGCGACCTCGCCGACGTGCACTTCGTAGTCGGCCGCAGGCAGTCCGGCCGCGGCATCCGCTCGGAAAGCGGTCCGCAGCGCCATCGTCAGGGAGTCCGCGGTCACGACGTCGTCGGGACCGGGTTCGCCCATCTGTCGGAAGCCCCACCGGCCCAGCGCGAGCACGATCGGCTCGAGCTCGCGCCCGTAGTCGGTGAGTTCGTACACGAGCCCGGTTCGGTACAGCGGCGCGCGGCGCACGACACCGCCCTCCTGGAGTTCCTTCAACCGTGTGGAGAGGATGTTGGTGGGGATCTTCGGCAAGCCCTGCTTGAGGTCCGTGTACCGACGCGGGCCGACGAGCAGATCGCGGACGATGAGCATCGCCCATCGCTCGCCGATCAACTCGACGGCCGTCGTGACCCCGCAGTACTGCCCGTAGCTGCGAGAGGCCACCCGCTACGCCTGGGCGTGCTCGGCCAGGTACACCTCGGGGCCCTGTTCCGCCGCCTGCGGCTCCATGTAGAGGAACCCGAGGATGTTGCCGTCGGGGTCTTCCAGATCCCGGCTGTACATGAAGCCGTAATCCTGCGCCGGCTTGGGCTCGGTGCCACCACTGGCCAGTCCCGCGGCCATGATCGCGTCGACCTCGTCGCGCGAGTCACGACTGAGCCCGATGCTCGTCTGCGCGTGGGTCTTCGGGTCGATGATCTGCTTGTCGGTGAAGGTCGCGAAGTACTCCTTGGTGAGCACCATGAAGAAGACGTTCTCGTCCCAGACGATGCACGCGGCGTTCTCGTCGGTGAACAGCGGATTGATGCCGGCGCCGAGAGCGGTGTAGAACGCCTTCGCGCGTTCCAGATCGGACGTCGGGATGTTGACGAAGATGTGCGTCATTTCTTTCTCCTTGCCGGTCGTGTGTGCGGCTCCGCCGCGGGTGATGACGACATGGTTGCAAAAAGCAAGTGTGCTTGTCAATAGCAAGTGTCGGCGTCTCCGCCCCACGGGGGATGTTCGTCGACCGGCTCCCCCGTACCGTGGATGCCATGCCCGTGCTCACCGTTCCCGCCGGGGCGACGACTCGCCCGCGCCCGACCCCGAACGAGCTCCGCGCCGACATCTGGCTCGCCGGCGGACTCCTCCTGGGCGCGATCCTGAGCGCGGCTCTCGGCTCGGTGGCCGGGGTGTACGGCGAGGACAGCACGCACCTGAGCTGGGCGCTGCTCTACACGGTCGCGCTGACCGCGCCGCTGGCCGTTCGCCGCCGGTTCCCCGAGATCGCCGCCGTCGTCGTCGCCGTGGCGTTCTTCGTGGGCGTCTCACTGAAGGTTCCCGAGCTGTACGTCGGCAACATCGCTCTGTTCATCGCCATGTATACAGTCGGCGCCTGGGTGGACGACCGTCGCCGCGCGAACCTCATCCGCATCCTGATCATCGTCGGCATGTTCGGGTGGCTCCTGATCACCACGTTCCAGTCCGCGACGGCACCCACCGACGAAGGCTTCTCGCGGGTGGGTGTGTTCTCGCCGTTCGTGGCGTTCATGCTGATCCAGTTCCTCGTGAACGCCGCATTCTTCGGGGGCGCGTACTACATGGGTGATCGGGCATATGCCGCGGCGATCGAACGCACCGCTCTGCACGAGCGCACCGTCGAGCTCGAACGCGAGCGCGAGCGCACCTCCGCCCAGGCCGTCGCCCTCGATCGGGTGCGGATCGCGCGCGAACTGCACGACGTGGTCGCGCATCATGTGTCGGCCATGGGCGTTCAGGCCGGCGCCGCGCGGGCTGTGCTGGAACGTGATCCCGAGGCCGCGCGCGGTGCCCTCCTCGGCATCGAGTCCTCGGCCCGATCCGCCCTGACCGAACTGCGTCAACTGCTGGAGACCCTGCGCACCCCGCAGGGCGCCGAGCCGAGCGAATCCACGGTCAGCCTCGCCGCGCTTCCGCAGCTCATCGAGCACGCCCGCGAGAACGGCCTGCCGACCAGCTTCACCATCGTCGGGGAGCCGGTCGAGGTCCCCGCGCTCGCGCAGGTGAACATGTACCGCATTGCACAGGAGGCGCTGACGAACGCGCGCCGCCACGGCGGACCGGATGCCGCGGCCGACGTCCGGCTGCGGTACGACGTCGCCGATGTCGAGCTGGAGGTGACCAACACCGGTCGCGCATCATCGCTCGCCCGGCCCGGGCTCGGCATCGTGGGGATGCGCGAGCGCGCCGCGGCCTCGGGCGGCGAGATCGAGATCGGCCCGCGCGGGCGGGGCGGGTTCCTCGTGCGTGCGCGGATCCCGGTCCCTGCGCACGCCGGGCTCCGGGCATGAGGAGGCCCAGGACGAGCGGAGCGATGACAGGATCCGAAGGGCCGATCCGCGTGCTGCTCGTGGACGACCACGCCGTGATGCGCGCCGGCTTCCGGATGATCCTCGAGACCGAGCCCGACATCGTCGTGGCCGGCGAGGCTGCCACCGGCGTGGAGGCGGTCGCCGCGGCATCCGCTCTGCGCCCCGACGTCATCTGCATGGACGTCCAGATGCCCGACATGGACGGGCTCGAGGCGACCCGCCGCATCGTGGCGGATGCCGATCTCGACGCCGCGGTCGTGATCGTGACGACGTTCGACCGCGATGACTATTTGTTCCGGGCGCTCGCGGTCGGAGCCAGCGGCTTCCTGCTGAAGAACGCGGGTCCGGAAGAGCTCATCTCGGCCGTCCGCGTGGCCGCGGCCGGTGATGCACTGCTGGCCCCGGAGGTGACGCGGCGCGTGATCGAGCGCTTCGCGACGCTCGAGGACCCGGCGGCGAGCCGGGATCAGCCCGACGCCGTCTCCGCAGGCGGTTCGGCGCCACAGGCTCGCGAGGCGGACATGGCTGGGCCCGGATTCACCGATCGGGAGAAGGAGGTGCTCCACCTGCTTGCCCAGGCGCTGAGCAACGCCGAGATCGCCTCGCGCCTGTACATCGGCGAGGCGACGGTCAAAACGCACGTCTCGAACGTGCTGCAGAAGCTCGGCGCCCGAGATCGCGTGGCCGCCGTGGTCTACGCGCACCGGAACGGTCTGGCCTGAGGGCGCCATGGACGCGCTGAGCGGCGGTGACGGCGTACGACTCCCGCTCCGGCGAGCAGCTCGGCTGCCGCGCCGTGCGGGAGTTGTACGCCGTCCGAAACCGATCGGACCTACGCGGCGGCCGCAACCCGCTCGGTCGCATAGCGCTCGACGAGCGCGCCGAACGCCTCGAGGTACGCGACGAGGAATGCCGCGGTGGAGTCGTCCGTGACCTCGCCGGTCTCGGAGAACAGCCCGGGCGTGGACTGGACGTAGCCCTCGGGCTGGCCCAGCGTCGGGGCGTTCATGTGGCTGAGGATCGCCTTGAGGTGCTGCTGTGCCGCCGCGGTCGCGATGCCACCGCCGGAGGTGCCGATGACGGCGGTCGGCTTGCCACTGAAGGACGCCTGGCCGTACGGGCGCACCGACCAGTCCAGGGCGTTCTTGAGAACACCGGGGATCGAGCGGCTGTACTCGGGGGTCACGATGATGACGCCGTCGACGTCCGCGATCGCCTGCTTGAAATCGAGCGCCACCTGGGGGAAGGCGGCGTCGTGGTCGGGCGAGTAGAAGGGGAGGTCGGCGATGGGGATTTCGACCAGGGTGGTGCCCTCGGGGGCGAGACGTTCCAGGGACTTCGCCAGGCGGCGGTTGATCGAGGTGCTCGAGATGCTTCCGACGATGTAGCCGATGGTGCGGTCGCTCATGGGTTTCCTTCCAGACAAAGGGCAGCCCCCGGTGCGGGGGCCACCGTGGACGTTCCATCCCGATGCAAGGACGGCGCCCTCGGATGTATTCCCGTGCATCGGCTTCGCGGGTCGCGGCGCGGTCTCCCCCGGGCGGCGGAGCTGCCGGCGACGAAACCCACCCCCGGGGGGATGCCGGGTGCCGACGGTCTCCGTAGCGTTGTCCTCGATGCGGCGTGCGCCGCCCGTGGACAGCCGAGTGGAAAGACGGGGAACCAGGATGCTGGAACTCAGAGGGATCACGAAGAGCTATGGCGGGAGGAGGGTGCTGGACGACGTGTCGTTCGACGTACGGCCCGGCCGGCTCACCGGATTCGTCGGCGGCAACGGCGCCGGCAAGACCACGACCATGCGCATCGTCCTGGGCGTGCTCGCCGGAGACGGTGGCACGGTGACCCTCGATGGCACCCAGGTCACCGCGGCGGACCGTCGTCGATTCGGGTACATGCCCGAGGAGCGCGGTCTGTACCCGAAGATGAAGGTGCTCGAGCAGATCGTCTACCTCGCCCGGCTGCATGGCTATTCGAAGCCGGACGCCACCGGGAGAGCCCGGCTCCTCCTCGAACAGCTCGGCCTCGGCGAGCGCCTCGGCGACAACGTCGAGACCCTCTCTCTGGGTAACCAGCAGCGCGCGCAGATCGCCGCGGCGCTCGTGCACGAACCGCAGGTTCTCATCCTGGACGAGCCGTTCTCGGGCCTGGACCCCCTGGCCGTGGATGTCGTGGCGGGCGTCCTCCAGGAGCGTGCGGCGCGTGGCGCGGCCGTCCTGTTCTCCTCGCACCAGCTGGACGTGGTCGAGCGGCTCTGCGACGAGCTCGTCATCATCTCCGCGGGCGAGATCCGCGCCGCCGGCACGCGCGATGCCCTGCGCGCCGAGCATTCCCGGCGCCGTTACGAGCTCGTCTCGGCCAGCGACGCCGGATGGCTGCGCGACGAGCCGGGAGTCGAGGTCCTCGAGTTCGACGGCGGCTACGCCGTGTTCGAAACTGACGGTGAGCAGACCACCCAGCGTGTGCTGCGCCGCGCCGTCGCGCAGGGCGATGTCGCGAGCTTCGCGCCACAGCATCCGACGCTCGCCCAGATCTTCAAGGAGGTCATCCAGTGACCGTGCACACCAGCCCCTCGCCCGCGCGGGCGGGCGCCCCCAGCGCACCAAGCACCGCCCAGAGCATCGCGCTGGTCGCCGAGCGCGAGATCGCCTCGAAGCTGCGCAGCAAGGCGTTCGTCATCTCCACCGCCATCCTGTTCCTCGGTGCCCTCGCGCTGGTGGTGTGGGGCGGCTTCTCGGCGGGGAACACCTCCGGCACGCCGGTCGCGGTGACCAGCGACGCGGTGCAGTTCGTGCCGGAGAGTGCGAACTTCGAGATCACCGACGTCGCCGACCGCGCGGATGCCGAAGCCCTGGTCGCGTCGGGCGACGTGGATGCGGCGATCGTGGCCGACTCCTCATCACCGCTCGGGTTCACGGTCATCGCCGATTCCGAGGCGCCGACGCAGCTGATCCTCACGCTCGCCCAGGTACCCCCGGTCGAGTTGCTCAACCCCGATGACACCAACCCGGCGCTGCGGTATCTCGTCGCGATCGGCTTCGGCATCGTCTTCTTGCTCGCGGCATCCCTGTTCGGCGGCACGATCGCGCAGAGCGTCGTGGAAGAGAAGCAGACCCGGGTCGTCGAGCTGCTCATCTCGGCGATTCCGACCCGCGCCCTGCTGGCCGGCAAGGTCGTGGGCAACACGATCCTGGCGATGGGGCAGATCCTCGTGCTCGCAGCGGTGGCGATCATCGGGCTGACGGTAACGGGGCAGGGTGCGATCCTGCAGGGCCTCGGAGCGCCGATCGCCTGGTTCGCGGTGTTCTTCCTGTTCGGCTTCATCCTGCTCGCGTCGCTGTTCGCCGCGGCCGCCGCCATGGTGTCGCGCCAAGAGGACATCGGATCGACCACGACTCCGCTGACCATGCTGATCATGGCGCCGTACTTCCTGGTCATCTTCTTCAACGACAACCCGACGGTGCTGGCCGTCATGTCGTACGTGCCGTTCTCCGCACCCGTCGGGATGCCGATGCGCCTGTACCTGGGCGAGGCGCAGTGGTGGGAGCCGATCCTGTCGCTCCTCATCCTGATCGCCACGTGCGTCGCCGCGATCCTGATCGGCGCGAGGATCTACCAGAACTCGCTGCTGCGGATGGGCGCCCGCGTGAAGCTGCGGGACGCGCTGCGCGGCTGACGAACGTGAGCGTTGGATGCCTCCGCCACTGCGGCCGGGGCATCCATCATGTCGGCGGCAGCGTTCCGGGGAATATATTCGAGCGAATAAGGTTGACTCTGAGGGCCAATGGCGACCCACCCCCCGAATCGCAACACGTGAGGTCGCCATGACAACCACCCTGCACAGCCGCTCCGCCGACACGAACGCCCCCGTGCTCGACGTGTTGAGCGCGCGCTGGAGCCCGCGCGCGTTCGCCGGGGACGCTCCTATCGACGAGGCCAAGCTCGCGAGCGCCCTCGAGGCCGCGCGCTGGGCGCCGTCGGCGGGCAACAGCCAGCCCTGGCGCTTTCTGGTGGCTCGTCGCGGCAGCGCCGCGCACGACACCATCCATGACGCGCTCACCGGGTTCAACCGGGTGTGGGCCGACAAGGCGGCGGTGCTGATCGTGGCGATCGCCCAGACCGCGGACGACGCGGGCCGCCCGGCGGCCTTCGCCTCCTACGATCTCGGCCAGGCCGTTGCGCACCTGAGCGTTCAGGCGCATGCGGACGGACTCTACGTGCACCAGATGGGCGGCTTCGAGGCCGACGTGCTGCGTGAGCGGTTCGGCATCGGGTCGAACCTCGCGCCGGTCACCGTCATCGCCCTCGGCGAACTCGGCGACGCCGCGGACCTGCCCGAGGCGCTTCAGGAGCGCGAGTCGGCGCCGCGCGTGCGTCGACCGCTGTCCGACAGCATCCTCATCGACGCGTGAGAGCCGCGACCGCGGCCTGAGGCCCGCGCAGGGGCTGAGGCCCCGCAGAGCTGGGGCCGCGCGCCGCTGAGGCCCCCGCCGGGCTGAGGCCCCGCGCCTCAGCTCTCCTCGGGCCGCTCCACCAGCACGCCGTCCGCATCGGCCCATACGTGCCGGCCCGGCGTGAACGCGACCCCGGCGATGACGATCGGCACATCCACCTCGCCCGTCCCGTCTTTCGCGCTCTTTCGCGGATTGCTCCCGAGCGCCTTCAGGCCGATGGGCAGAGTGCGGATCGCCGCACGATCGCGAACGGCCCCGAAGACGATGATCCCGGCCCAGCCCTGATCGACAGCGGATGCCGCGATCACATCCCCGACGAGGGCCGACTCCAGCGATCCGCCGCCGTCGATCACCAGCACCGCGCCGTACCCCGGTCCGGCCAGGACCGCCTTGACCAGCGCATTGTCCCGATGGCACCGCACCGTGCGGATCGGGCCGTCGAATGCGGTGCGTCCGCCCAGGTCGTGCAGCTGGAGTGCCAGCGAGTTCAGCGCGTCCCCGCGCTGGTCGTACAGGTCCGCAGTCGCGATCGTCATGACGACCACGCTAGCCAGTCAGCGCTCGCCCGCGCTCAGATCGTTGTTGTTTTAAATCATTGAACTTCACTACAATGTCTCCCATGGCCAGTGTCGCTCTTCCCCGCACGATCTTCGGCGAGTACCACGACGAGTTCCGTGACGTGGTCCGCCGCTTCGTCGAGCGCGAGGTCACCCCCCACCTGGCCGCGTGGGGCGAGGCAGGACGCGTCGATCGGGACCTCTTCCGCAAGGCGGCCGAGACGGGACTGCTCGGAATCACCGCTCCCGAGGAGTTCGGCGGCGGCGGCATGGATGATTTCCGCTTCAATGCGATCGTCATCGAGGAGTTCGCTCGCGCCGGAGCGAGCGATGTGTCGATGTCCATCAGCGGCGAGAACGATCTCGTCGCGCCGTACTTCACCAACTTCGGCACCCGGGACCAGAACGAGCGCTGGCTCGCCCCGATGCTCGCCGGAGAGAAGGTCGGCGCGATCGCGATGACCGAGCCCGGCACGGGATCCGACCTCGCCGCGATCACGACCACGGCGATCCCGGACGGCGACGCTCTCGTGCTCAACGGCGCGAAGACGTTCATCTCGAACGGCCTGCTCGCGGACTTCTTCATCGTCGCCGTCCGCACCGACCCGTCCGCGGGCCGGAAGGGCATCAGCATGCTGATCGTCGATGCCGACGCTGCGGGATTCACCCGGTCCGGACCGCTGAAGAAGATCGGCCTGCCCGCGCAGGACACGGCGGAACTGTTCTTCCAGAACGTGCGCGTTCCCCGGACGAACGTGCTCGGCGGTGAGGGCGAAGGATTCACGAACATGCGCCGCAACCTCGCGATCGAACGTCTCAGCATCGCCATCACGTCGATGGCGCGCATGCGCGCGACCTTCGAGCAGGCACTCGCCTACGCCGGCGAGCGCCGTGCCTTCGGCGAGCGCATCGCCGACTTCCAGGCCAACCGCTTCTACCTCGCCGAGCTGGCGACCGAGATCGAGGTGACGCAGACCTTCATCGACCGCTGCATCCTCGATGCGTCCGGCCACGAACTGGATGAGATCACCGCGGCGATGGCCAAGTGGTGGGCGACCGAACTGCATCAGCGGGTCATCCAGCGCGCCCTGCAGCTGCACGGCGGATACGGCTTCATGCGCGAATACGCCGTCGCCCGCGACTACATGGATTCCCGGGTCGCCACGATCTTCGGCGGCACGACCGAGATCATGAAGGAGATCATCGGGCGCCGCCTCACCCGCTGAGCGCCGCACGCGAACGTTCGGCCGGGCTCGGCTCCGAGCGGCTCAGCGCGAAGCCGGCGGGTTCAGATCGGGGTGCAGGGCGGTGAAGAGCGAGTACGGCTGGCCGTCCGGGTCCGGTCCGCGCTCCTTGAACTCCCTGATCACCTCGTACAGGCGGTGCGTGAGCTCCTCCCGGTGCTGGTCGTTGATCTTGAGCCCGAGCCATGTGGTGTCGACGTCATCCGGCGGCAGGCCCGCGATCTGCTGCAGGAAGGTCTCGACCATCACCAGCGACCCGCCCGGCATCGACGTGCGCCAGGACAGCCCCGTCGCCCGGTACGGCACCTCCCGCGCGCCCTGAGCGCCGATGCGATCGGGATCGGCCGCGAGGAACCCGGTCTGCACGAGGGTGCGGACGTGGTGCAGCATCGTCCCCGGGTTCACGCCGAGCAGCTCGGCGAGCTCCTTGTTCGTGCGGGATTCGAATGCGCACAGGCGTAGCACGCGCAGTCGCGTCGCGGAGCTGAGTGCGCGGATCCGAGCCCGCGCAGCCGGATCGTCCTCGTGCAGGACGATCCGCTCTTCGGTCATGGCGTCAGCCTAACTCGGTGATTGACATTCCTCAATCAGTGTCGGACACTGATTGACATGTCTCAATCAGATGCCGATGGCACGGATCGTGACGTGATCGCCGAGGCACGTGCCGAATCCGAGCGCCCCGGCGGACTGGCGGGACCGGTCAGCGAGTGGAGGAACGACGACCGAACCGGCGACACGCGGGTGACGGACTCAGGGCCGACCGCGCCGCCCCGCAGCCTGTGGCGCGACCGCAACTTCCTCACCTTCTGGAGCGGGCAGGCCTTCAGCCAGTTCGGATCGCAGATCCAGGAGCTGGCGATTCCGGTCCTGGCGGTGCTCATCCTGAACGCGACGGAGCTGCAGGTGGGCATGCTCAGCGCCGCGGGGGTGGCCGCATTCCTCGTCGTCGGGTTGCCCGCGGGCGCCTGGATCGACCGCATGCGCAAACGGCGCGTGATGATCTGGGCCGATGCGGTGCGCGCGGTCGCGCTGACCGCACTCCCGCTGCTGTGGTGGCTCGGCGCGCTGCAGATGTGGCACCTCTATGCCGTCGCCCTGATCGTCGGGGTTGCGACCGTCTTCTTCGACGTGTCCTATCAGAGCATCATCCCGTCGCTGGTGCGCCCGGCGCAGATCGCCGAGGCGAACGGCAAGCTGCAGGCCACGTACGAGGTGGCGAACATCACCGGCCCCGGAATCGGCGGGTGGCTGATCGGCATCATCGCTGCGCCCTTCGCGATCCTCACGACCGTGGGCACGTACCTGATCTCGTTCGCTGCGCTGCTGTTCACGCGTGACGATGAGCCGGAGCGTGCCCCCGAAGATCGGGCCCCGATCCTCCACGAGATCTGGGAGGGCCTGCGGTTCGTCTTCGCCGAGAAGCTGCTCCGGCGGATCGTGGGCACGACGGCGACATCGAACTTCTTCAACATGGTCTCGACGACCATGCTGCCGATCTTCCTCCTGCGGGAGCTCGGACTCAGCCCGGCCTCGATGGGCGTCATCTTCTCGCTCGGCGCCGTCGGCGGATTGATCGGGGCCGTCGCGACCCCGCACATCGTGCGATGGCTCGGCGAAGCGCGATCGATCCCGCTCAGCTCCATCGGGTTCAGCGTCGTGGCCGTCTTTCTCCCGGTTGCCGCGATGGTGCCGTCCATCGCGTTCCCGTTGCTGGTCGCGCAGGGCTTCGTCGGCAGCTTCACTGTGCTCTGGTACAACGTCACCCAGGTGACCTTCCGGCAGCGGATCACGCCGCCGCGGCTGCTCGGCCGGATGAATGCGTCCATCCGCTTCGTCGTGTGGGGCGTGATGCCGATCGCGGCGGTGCTCTCCGGCGCCCTCGGCACGTGGCTCGGAGTGGTCGCGACGATGTGGATCGGGGCCGTCGGCCAGCTCCTCGCGGCGCTGTTCGTCCTCATCGGCCCGTTCTGGTCGATGCGCGACCTGCCCGACACCGAGGCACCCTCAGCCCGCTGAACCGTCGAGCGGCCCGTCGCTTGTCCCTTCGCGTGTCCCGCCACGCACGGCCGGATGCCGCGGCATCCGCTCGTGTGCCCCGTCCCTCCCCTGTTCACTTGCCCTGTTCGTACGCGAAACGAGACGATCGGCGTACATACAGGGCAAGTGAACAGAGGAGGCGGAGCGAACGCGCAGACGATCGCACAGCCCGCGGAGCGGGGGTATCGGAAGACGGTCGATTCCCGATCGCGGGAACGCGGATCGCGCTATCCCTGTGCGCGAGCGGTGTTCCCGGCCTATCGTGAAGCATGACCGCACGCATCCTGTCGATCGGAACCGCGACACCCCCGACGACGATCGCACAGGACCGCATCCGCGACTTCTTCGCCCAACAACCCGACTGCGACCGGCTCACGCAGCGCCTCATCCGCGCGACGTTCGACGCGGCCCAGATCGAGCGGCGGCACACCGTGCTGCCCGAACTGGGCGATGCCGGAGGCGACGGCATCTTCGTCGACGCCCAGGGGATGCTGCGCTCCCCCGGCACCGCGCTGCGCAACGCGGAGTACATCCGGCTCGCGCCGGAGCTCTCCCGCAGGGCGGCGCAGGCCGCCCTCGACGAGGCGGGGGTCGCGGCATCCCGGATCACGCACGTGGTCACTGTTTCGTGCACCGGATGCTTCGCCCCCGGCCCCGATTTCCGTATCGTCCGCGACCTGGGGCTGGCACCCTCCACGGAGCGCTACCACCTGGGATTCATCGGCTGCGCCGCCGCCTTTCCGGCGCTGCGGGCAGCCGAGCGGTTCTGCGCCGCCCAGCCCGACGCCGTCGTGCTCGTCGTCTGCACGGAGCTGTGCAGCCTGCACATCCGGCCGAGCGCGTCGCCGGACCAGATCGTCTCGTCCTCGGTGTTCGCCGACGGGTCGGCCGCGGCGGTCATCACCGCCGACGCGGCCGACCGCCCCGGCCTGGACCTCGAGCGGTTCGGCACGACGCTGACCAGCGAAGGCGAGGAGGACATGGCCTGGACCATCGGCGACGACGGGTTCGAGATGGTCCTGACCGGCGAGGTGCCCCGCATCATCGGACGAGAGATCCGTGGAGCGGTCGACAGCTTTCTCGCGGGCGACGTGCCGACGGCGTGGGCGATCC
Coding sequences within:
- a CDS encoding acyl-CoA dehydrogenase family protein; its protein translation is MASVALPRTIFGEYHDEFRDVVRRFVEREVTPHLAAWGEAGRVDRDLFRKAAETGLLGITAPEEFGGGGMDDFRFNAIVIEEFARAGASDVSMSISGENDLVAPYFTNFGTRDQNERWLAPMLAGEKVGAIAMTEPGTGSDLAAITTTAIPDGDALVLNGAKTFISNGLLADFFIVAVRTDPSAGRKGISMLIVDADAAGFTRSGPLKKIGLPAQDTAELFFQNVRVPRTNVLGGEGEGFTNMRRNLAIERLSIAITSMARMRATFEQALAYAGERRAFGERIADFQANRFYLAELATEIEVTQTFIDRCILDASGHELDEITAAMAKWWATELHQRVIQRALQLHGGYGFMREYAVARDYMDSRVATIFGGTTEIMKEIIGRRLTR
- a CDS encoding MFS transporter; the protein is MSQSDADGTDRDVIAEARAESERPGGLAGPVSEWRNDDRTGDTRVTDSGPTAPPRSLWRDRNFLTFWSGQAFSQFGSQIQELAIPVLAVLILNATELQVGMLSAAGVAAFLVVGLPAGAWIDRMRKRRVMIWADAVRAVALTALPLLWWLGALQMWHLYAVALIVGVATVFFDVSYQSIIPSLVRPAQIAEANGKLQATYEVANITGPGIGGWLIGIIAAPFAILTTVGTYLISFAALLFTRDDEPERAPEDRAPILHEIWEGLRFVFAEKLLRRIVGTTATSNFFNMVSTTMLPIFLLRELGLSPASMGVIFSLGAVGGLIGAVATPHIVRWLGEARSIPLSSIGFSVVAVFLPVAAMVPSIAFPLLVAQGFVGSFTVLWYNVTQVTFRQRITPPRLLGRMNASIRFVVWGVMPIAAVLSGALGTWLGVVATMWIGAVGQLLAALFVLIGPFWSMRDLPDTEAPSAR
- a CDS encoding type III polyketide synthase, with protein sequence MTARILSIGTATPPTTIAQDRIRDFFAQQPDCDRLTQRLIRATFDAAQIERRHTVLPELGDAGGDGIFVDAQGMLRSPGTALRNAEYIRLAPELSRRAAQAALDEAGVAASRITHVVTVSCTGCFAPGPDFRIVRDLGLAPSTERYHLGFIGCAAAFPALRAAERFCAAQPDAVVLVVCTELCSLHIRPSASPDQIVSSSVFADGSAAAVITADAADRPGLDLERFGTTLTSEGEEDMAWTIGDDGFEMVLTGEVPRIIGREIRGAVDSFLAGDVPTAWAIHPGGRSILDRVQAGLELAPEALHASRAVLRDYGNMSSATVMFILRELLRDDAVQDGATIAGLAFGPGLTVESAMFTKRIAPVTPAAHAERHLAVAG
- a CDS encoding winged helix-turn-helix domain-containing protein, encoding MTEERIVLHEDDPAARARIRALSSATRLRVLRLCAFESRTNKELAELLGVNPGTMLHHVRTLVQTGFLAADPDRIGAQGAREVPYRATGLSWRTSMPGGSLVMVETFLQQIAGLPPDDVDTTWLGLKINDQHREELTHRLYEVIREFKERGPDPDGQPYSLFTALHPDLNPPASR